From a region of the Hymenobacter jejuensis genome:
- a CDS encoding TlpA family protein disulfide reductase produces the protein MTTLLGRLWRPALYVLVPATLYATGLHTEVIGRAQQVVLATGLLNRAVPKKAVPIAKADYSLMLRTLDGRTVSLSQLRGKVILLNLWASWCPPCVAEMPSLQRLHDKVKPDNIALVVLSVDQNPEKARRFAARRGFTMPVYTLASELPQVFDTQVLPTTFIIAPNGDIIDRHEGMGDYDNAAMIRFLRQLQKDAQ, from the coding sequence ATGACGACGCTTCTCGGGCGCTTGTGGCGCCCTGCTCTCTACGTTTTGGTACCCGCCACGCTCTATGCCACCGGTTTGCATACCGAGGTGATCGGGCGGGCGCAGCAGGTGGTGCTGGCAACGGGGCTTCTCAACCGCGCCGTTCCCAAGAAGGCGGTTCCCATTGCCAAGGCCGATTATTCGTTGATGTTGCGCACTCTGGATGGCCGCACGGTCTCGCTTTCGCAGCTGCGCGGCAAGGTCATTCTGCTGAATCTGTGGGCTAGCTGGTGCCCGCCTTGTGTGGCCGAAATGCCCAGCTTGCAGCGCCTGCACGACAAAGTAAAGCCCGACAACATTGCGCTGGTGGTGCTTTCGGTAGATCAAAATCCTGAGAAAGCCCGCCGCTTTGCCGCACGGCGCGGCTTCACGATGCCCGTGTACACACTCGCCAGTGAACTGCCGCAAGTATTTGATACACAAGTACTTCCAACTACCTTTATTATCGCCCCAAACGGCGATATCATCGATCGGCACGAGGGCATGGGCGACTACGACAACGCCGCGATGATCCGGTTTTTGCGGCAGCTACAAAAGGACGCGCAGTAG
- a CDS encoding response regulator, translating to MDTLLIDDNTTSIFLTERLLKREGFSEAILSFECAEKALEYLRDTLTTQIPRVIFLDLNMPVMDGWEFLEALKPYEAQLRGHCLVYVLTSSLAHSDATKANAYALVAGLIHKPIDSSDIQAIRAQVEEANRA from the coding sequence ATGGATACCCTTCTGATCGACGACAACACCACCAGCATATTTCTCACCGAAAGGCTCCTGAAGCGGGAAGGGTTTTCGGAGGCGATTCTTTCTTTTGAATGCGCTGAAAAAGCGTTGGAATACTTGCGCGACACGCTGACCACCCAGATTCCACGGGTGATTTTCCTAGACCTGAACATGCCCGTCATGGACGGTTGGGAGTTTCTGGAAGCGCTCAAGCCCTACGAGGCGCAGCTCCGCGGGCACTGCCTGGTGTATGTGCTAACTTCGTCGCTGGCCCACTCCGACGCGACCAAAGCCAATGCCTACGCCTTAGTTGCCGGCCTGATCCATAAGCCCATCGACAGCAGCGACATTCAGGCGATCCGAGCGCAGGTAGAAGAAGCCAACCGCGCTTAG
- a CDS encoding PAS domain-containing sensor histidine kinase encodes MENNTLLVESERRFRSLFENNPDLVLFQNEQGTILDANPSFLAFVGKPKPEVLDRPFSDFLPSELIPLFNEKLAEAFRGTKVQFETTVKFENLEEPKVLNVTKVPLKIDGSIAGVHMVARDITEAAISQQTIQRQAQKLNTIFESITDAFFLLDNDWNFTYINHEVERLLHIDRQAELGRNVWDVFPEERNGLFRQHYQQAKETGHAVHFEALFEKMQMWFDVRAFPSEEGLSVYFADITDKIKAQQELYRQNKDLQQFTYIVSHNLRAPLANVLGLVDLLASTHRNSIDYEKTLDHLKTSTEQLDTVLQDMNTILSIRDMQNVAEPEQVAILDVVQQACANLEEPLQLCGGRVTLDLPPDLSVRANRAYLYSVFFNLLSNSIKYRSEERPLHVTVTASQSGAGLLIAFADNGSGFDLAKAGSDVFKLYKRFHSHPTGRGLGLYLVRTHVEAMGGHIDVQSEVNAGTQFLIYLR; translated from the coding sequence ATGGAAAACAATACGCTGCTAGTGGAGAGCGAACGACGGTTTCGATCGTTGTTTGAGAATAATCCTGACCTGGTTCTTTTTCAAAATGAGCAAGGGACTATTCTCGATGCCAATCCTTCTTTTCTGGCGTTTGTAGGCAAGCCGAAACCGGAGGTGCTCGACCGGCCATTTTCCGATTTTCTGCCTTCCGAGCTTATCCCGTTGTTTAATGAGAAGCTAGCGGAAGCGTTTCGGGGTACGAAAGTGCAGTTTGAAACGACGGTGAAGTTTGAGAACCTGGAAGAGCCCAAGGTACTGAATGTGACCAAGGTGCCGCTGAAAATCGACGGCTCCATTGCGGGGGTGCACATGGTGGCCCGCGACATCACCGAAGCCGCCATTTCGCAGCAGACTATCCAGCGGCAGGCCCAAAAGCTCAACACCATCTTCGAGAGCATCACCGACGCATTTTTCCTGCTCGACAACGACTGGAATTTCACCTACATCAACCACGAAGTGGAGCGGTTGCTGCACATCGACCGGCAGGCCGAGTTGGGCCGCAACGTGTGGGATGTGTTTCCGGAAGAGCGCAACGGCCTTTTCCGCCAGCACTACCAGCAGGCCAAGGAAACGGGGCACGCGGTGCACTTCGAAGCGCTCTTCGAAAAAATGCAGATGTGGTTCGACGTGCGGGCTTTCCCGTCCGAAGAAGGCTTGTCTGTGTACTTTGCCGACATCACCGACAAGATCAAAGCCCAGCAGGAACTATACCGCCAAAACAAAGACCTTCAGCAGTTTACCTACATCGTATCGCACAACCTGCGGGCGCCGCTGGCCAACGTCTTGGGCCTCGTAGACTTACTGGCTTCGACGCACCGCAACTCCATCGATTACGAAAAAACGCTGGACCACCTGAAAACCAGCACCGAGCAGCTGGACACGGTGTTGCAGGACATGAACACGATTCTCTCGATTCGGGACATGCAAAACGTGGCCGAGCCGGAGCAGGTCGCGATTCTGGACGTGGTGCAGCAGGCCTGCGCAAACCTGGAAGAACCTTTGCAGCTCTGCGGCGGCCGCGTCACGCTCGACCTTCCTCCCGACCTCAGCGTGCGCGCCAACCGGGCTTACCTCTACAGCGTTTTCTTCAATTTGCTCTCCAACTCCATCAAATACCGCTCGGAGGAGCGGCCGCTGCACGTGACCGTGACGGCCAGCCAGTCCGGAGCCGGCCTGCTCATCGCCTTTGCCGACAACGGCTCGGGGTTCGACCTGGCCAAAGCCGGCTCCGATGTGTTTAAGCTTTACAAACGGTTTCATTCCCACCCCACTGGCCGGGGCCTGGGCCTGTATTTGGTCAGGACGCACGTAGAAGCCATGGGCGGGCACATCGACGTACAGAGCGAGGTGAACGCCGGCACGCAATTTCTAATTTATTTACGCTGA
- a CDS encoding AsmA-like C-terminal region-containing protein: protein MKFLSLRRVLAVGLLLVVLGAGLALWLVGSSFGRRHLTQLVRERLGHNSDLVLAPFEVEISPWRDFPHLTASLHHLSLTDTSYQQPVQVLRVERADMRLELSSLLRGKIRGTRLVISDVDFRERVDSLGHSWGLHGKRKSRTGSSPTLDFKMDSLIVNNFRLTTRNDYAHSSFGASVRKARLTAHLLQGVLHAGGTLDGQLDYLRNSSGAIFEREPVKAWVNYQFDFPKREGSFRRTRATLNGDTVHISGTHTATANQRAGTLMNLQFEGMQPLMEVLHIALPTNLLPYLEGAISPSKAHIRYTISGQNGPTVTTHNVLSFGLRNASLRWPDSTRRISRWDLAGTYDNGPEHSSKTTSLALQHCRIYSSAGQLDIALTVSNFDNPFVSGRLRGRAELPELAAVVSPGLWRARSGIADLDVQLHGLLPPTPGRRTPVPTTGRMSVRGGVNLRNASFVLLDRGADMSELNVRVGLQDSIWKLSNASGVLDKMRFRATATTVNLLDYLTGQYPTTMVTGNFAVDELRVARLRELLRPMPRSTPKPAATRAVARKRTSATPASRASNFGSSLFPPGMRLNVGLRCNRLVLPYDTLHQLAVTVRHDGKRVQLRNLAGRVWGGQVRGQASWPTDTIHQVSPIEFQLGVRFEAINYRNLLAKMARPAQRSGKTPSSPALRDLLLAANGHVTCDVNTLLLPVGENLRHLRFRLTKTGNRLHMPSLDFATTRGGTGHASASVRVAGSHLAAADASLDLRYAMLDVQQLLQLLASLSPEEDQRTPDVRQAERVAKRARPDTPDNSLLTSDILTAVVRVQADHVRYSAVTGSNFRLVSHLLDGEARLDECSVNAFQGRIRLRGRLLTHEGQHHHPLHVQTELQDIQLPELFAALKTMGLNVLGGDNVRGSMRCAADFHTDLDATFLPVFSETLAYLKADVRDLELLNVEALMEALKFMKEERTSHLFFEPVSTQFVLNRGQLMIPSLRLNSNLSNLEISGNYFLDGRTDLYVGLNPLQALFGDNKKRIERIQSGQLVRSSRGRPTYVNLHRSAAGSKYKVRLFKKEEQRQQQATLRQQSRDLLLSQQLDTTLRLLR from the coding sequence ATGAAATTCTTGTCGCTCCGGCGTGTACTGGCTGTCGGATTATTGCTGGTGGTGCTGGGGGCTGGGCTGGCTTTGTGGCTGGTGGGCTCCAGCTTTGGCCGGCGCCATCTGACGCAACTGGTACGCGAGCGACTCGGCCACAACTCCGACTTGGTGTTGGCGCCTTTTGAAGTTGAAATATCGCCCTGGCGCGACTTCCCGCACCTCACCGCGTCGCTACACCACCTCAGCCTAACGGATACTTCTTACCAGCAACCGGTGCAAGTGTTGCGCGTGGAACGGGCCGATATGCGCCTGGAGCTGAGCAGCTTACTGCGCGGCAAAATCCGCGGCACCCGCCTAGTCATCAGCGACGTGGATTTCCGCGAGCGCGTCGATTCGCTGGGCCATAGCTGGGGCCTGCACGGCAAGCGCAAGTCCCGAACGGGCTCTAGCCCGACGCTGGACTTCAAAATGGACTCGCTGATTGTCAACAACTTCCGCCTGACCACCCGCAACGACTACGCGCACAGCTCGTTTGGGGCCAGCGTGCGAAAGGCCCGGCTTACGGCGCACCTGCTACAAGGCGTGCTGCACGCGGGCGGCACCCTCGACGGCCAGCTCGACTACCTGCGCAATAGCAGCGGCGCCATTTTTGAGCGCGAACCGGTGAAAGCCTGGGTCAATTATCAGTTTGATTTTCCGAAGCGCGAAGGCTCTTTCCGGCGCACCCGCGCCACGCTCAACGGCGACACAGTGCACATCAGCGGCACGCACACGGCCACCGCCAACCAGCGTGCGGGCACCCTCATGAACTTGCAGTTTGAGGGCATGCAGCCCTTGATGGAAGTATTGCATATCGCATTGCCTACCAACTTGTTACCGTATCTGGAGGGCGCGATTAGCCCCAGCAAGGCGCACATTCGCTATACCATTTCGGGGCAGAATGGGCCGACCGTCACTACGCACAACGTGCTGAGCTTTGGCTTGCGCAACGCCAGCCTGCGCTGGCCCGATTCGACGCGCCGCATCAGCCGCTGGGACCTCGCCGGCACCTACGACAACGGCCCCGAACACAGTTCCAAAACTACTTCCCTGGCCCTACAGCACTGCCGCATTTATTCGTCGGCAGGGCAACTAGATATCGCCCTGACGGTGAGCAACTTCGATAATCCATTTGTAAGCGGACGCTTGCGAGGCCGCGCCGAATTGCCGGAGCTGGCGGCCGTGGTTTCGCCGGGGTTGTGGCGCGCCCGCAGTGGCATCGCCGACCTGGATGTGCAGCTGCACGGGCTCCTGCCGCCCACGCCGGGCCGCCGGACGCCGGTGCCCACCACGGGCCGCATGTCGGTGCGCGGCGGCGTAAACCTGCGCAATGCGTCGTTTGTGCTGCTGGACCGCGGGGCCGATATGTCGGAGCTGAATGTGCGCGTGGGCTTGCAGGACAGCATTTGGAAACTCTCCAACGCGTCGGGGGTGCTCGACAAGATGCGGTTTCGGGCCACGGCCACCACGGTCAACCTGCTCGACTACCTGACCGGCCAGTATCCCACCACTATGGTCACCGGCAATTTTGCCGTGGACGAGCTGCGGGTGGCCCGCCTGCGCGAGTTGCTGCGGCCCATGCCCCGCAGCACGCCCAAACCTGCCGCCACGCGCGCTGTGGCCCGAAAACGGACCAGCGCCACGCCGGCTTCCCGCGCCTCAAACTTTGGCAGCAGCCTCTTTCCGCCCGGTATGCGCCTCAACGTGGGCCTGCGCTGCAATCGCCTCGTGCTGCCCTATGATACGCTGCACCAACTAGCCGTAACTGTGCGCCACGATGGCAAACGCGTGCAGCTGCGCAACTTGGCGGGCCGCGTGTGGGGCGGACAGGTGCGCGGGCAGGCGTCGTGGCCCACCGACACGATTCATCAGGTATCGCCCATTGAGTTTCAGTTGGGTGTGCGCTTTGAGGCCATCAACTACCGCAACCTGCTTGCCAAGATGGCGCGGCCGGCGCAGCGCTCCGGCAAAACGCCGAGCAGTCCGGCCCTACGCGATTTGCTGCTGGCCGCCAACGGCCACGTGACCTGCGATGTAAATACGCTGCTGCTGCCCGTGGGCGAAAATCTGCGTCACCTGCGCTTTCGCCTTACCAAAACCGGCAACCGTCTGCACATGCCCAGCCTCGATTTTGCTACCACGCGCGGCGGCACGGGCCATGCCTCGGCGTCGGTGCGGGTGGCCGGCTCGCACTTAGCTGCGGCCGATGCCAGCCTCGATTTGCGCTACGCCATGCTCGACGTGCAACAGCTTTTGCAGCTACTGGCCAGCCTTAGCCCCGAAGAAGACCAGCGCACGCCCGACGTGCGACAAGCCGAGCGGGTAGCCAAACGTGCCCGCCCCGACACCCCCGACAACTCATTGCTAACCAGTGATATACTCACGGCCGTCGTGCGTGTGCAGGCCGACCATGTGCGCTACTCCGCCGTTACGGGCAGCAACTTCCGGCTGGTATCGCACCTGCTCGACGGCGAAGCGCGCCTTGACGAATGTTCGGTCAATGCTTTTCAGGGGCGCATTCGGCTGCGCGGGCGCCTGCTCACCCACGAAGGCCAGCACCACCACCCGCTGCACGTCCAGACGGAGCTACAGGACATTCAATTGCCAGAGCTGTTTGCCGCACTCAAAACGATGGGTCTCAACGTGTTGGGCGGCGACAATGTACGCGGCTCGATGCGCTGCGCGGCCGACTTTCACACCGATCTCGACGCCACGTTTTTGCCGGTGTTCAGCGAAACGTTGGCGTACCTCAAAGCCGACGTTCGCGACCTGGAATTGCTAAACGTGGAGGCGCTGATGGAGGCGCTCAAATTCATGAAGGAAGAGCGCACCAGCCACTTATTTTTCGAGCCGGTGAGCACGCAGTTTGTGCTCAACCGCGGGCAGCTCATGATTCCGAGCCTGCGCCTGAACAGCAACCTGAGCAACCTCGAAATCAGCGGCAATTATTTCCTCGACGGGCGCACCGATCTGTACGTCGGCCTCAACCCGTTGCAGGCCCTGTTTGGCGACAACAAAAAGCGCATCGAGCGAATCCAAAGCGGGCAGCTCGTACGTAGCTCCCGAGGACGCCCGACGTACGTGAACCTGCACCGCTCGGCTGCCGGCAGCAAGTACAAAGTGCGGCTTTTTAAGAAGGAAGAACAGCGCCAGCAACAAGCCACCCTGCGCCAGCAATCGCGCGACTTGTTGCTCAGTCAGCAACTGGATACCACGCTGCGTTTGCTACGGTAA
- a CDS encoding RNA polymerase sigma factor, translated as MQLVPMKSFDTAALPAADSAAQLRQALLADRERTLTRLYQRTFPMVRRYVLRNGGTVHDAQDVFQDALVIFYEKAVGGTLVLTASASTYLVSVCRNLWRRELSRRSHTPQCELTETDLLEDAEPTASETESETALSVLEYVEQLGEKCKSILLSFYYFQQPLHQIAETHHYRSVRSATVQKFKCLERLRKSVRAVLAETLIY; from the coding sequence ATGCAACTCGTTCCGATGAAGTCATTTGATACCGCCGCGCTACCCGCCGCCGACTCCGCCGCGCAGCTCCGGCAGGCATTGCTTGCCGACCGCGAACGGACCCTCACGCGCCTCTACCAACGCACTTTTCCGATGGTGCGCCGGTACGTGCTACGCAACGGCGGCACCGTGCACGATGCTCAAGATGTGTTTCAGGACGCGCTGGTCATTTTCTACGAGAAGGCCGTGGGCGGCACCCTGGTCCTGACGGCTTCGGCCAGCACGTACTTGGTGAGCGTCTGCCGCAACCTGTGGCGCCGCGAGCTAAGCCGCCGCAGCCACACTCCGCAATGCGAACTGACCGAAACCGATCTTCTGGAAGATGCCGAGCCAACGGCGTCGGAAACGGAGTCCGAAACGGCTTTGTCGGTGCTCGAATATGTGGAGCAGCTAGGCGAGAAATGCAAAAGCATTCTGCTCTCTTTTTACTATTTCCAGCAGCCCTTGCACCAGATTGCCGAGACGCACCATTACCGCAGCGTGCGCTCAGCCACGGTCCAGAAATTCAAGTGTCTGGAGCGGCTGCGTAAGTCGGTGCGGGCAGTGCTTGCAGAAACCCTTATCTACTAA
- a CDS encoding ClpP family protease gives MLNHLEFRKFAVKGHGINGLAFDQYFQHVAGQAYPMVTNMTRSVIEERPTRFAEIDVFSRLIMDRIVFLGTAVDDNIANIITAQLLFLESADAKKDILLYVNSPGGSVYAGLGIYDTMQYVGPDVATICTGVALSMGAVLLAGGAKDKRSALPHARVMIHQPSGGAQGPSADIEITAREILKMRKELYEILAKHTGKTYQEIHDHSDRDYWLRADEAKKYGLIDEVLERK, from the coding sequence ATGTTAAACCACCTGGAATTCCGAAAATTCGCCGTCAAAGGCCACGGCATCAACGGCTTGGCCTTTGACCAATACTTTCAGCACGTGGCCGGGCAGGCGTACCCAATGGTCACCAATATGACGCGCTCCGTAATCGAGGAGCGCCCCACGCGCTTTGCCGAAATCGACGTGTTTTCGCGCCTGATCATGGACCGCATCGTGTTTCTGGGCACGGCCGTGGACGACAACATTGCCAACATCATCACGGCGCAGCTGCTGTTTCTGGAATCGGCGGATGCGAAGAAGGATATCCTGCTCTATGTCAATTCGCCGGGTGGCTCGGTGTATGCCGGGCTGGGCATCTACGACACCATGCAATACGTTGGGCCCGATGTGGCCACCATTTGTACCGGCGTGGCTTTGAGCATGGGCGCGGTGCTGTTGGCGGGCGGGGCAAAGGACAAACGCTCGGCTTTGCCGCACGCCCGGGTCATGATTCACCAGCCTTCGGGCGGGGCGCAGGGGCCTTCTGCCGACATCGAAATTACGGCCCGCGAGATCCTGAAAATGCGCAAAGAACTCTACGAGATTTTGGCGAAACACACCGGCAAAACCTACCAAGAAATCCACGACCACTCAGATCGCGACTATTGGCTCCGCGCCGACGAGGCCAAGAAATACGGCCTCATTGATGAGGTGTTGGAGCGTAAATAG
- a CDS encoding oxygenase MpaB family protein — translation MEYFVPNHSIVRTIWGKADTVLFIFAGAAAEFALNKAVDWLYFTGRLPADPLGRLFSTVEYARQIVFAERASAERAIDTITAIHAAVEAKRGVAIPAWAYRDVLYLLIDYAIRSFEALERPLTTAEKEEVFDVFARVGQRMRIPDLPSTYAAWLVVRQQHLAADLEYSRFTADLYQQYRRHLGPLRYWLLLQAQRLVVPAPVRELLRLGTWSWLRPVVPIYRQIQHLSLSRWVKGALLPSEYKAQIEALDIEPPRLSLR, via the coding sequence ATGGAATATTTCGTACCGAACCACTCGATCGTGCGCACCATTTGGGGCAAGGCCGATACGGTGCTGTTCATATTTGCTGGCGCGGCGGCCGAGTTTGCCCTCAACAAAGCCGTTGACTGGCTTTATTTCACCGGCCGGTTGCCCGCCGACCCGTTGGGCCGCCTGTTTTCCACCGTCGAGTACGCCCGCCAGATCGTGTTTGCCGAGCGTGCCTCGGCCGAGCGCGCCATCGACACCATCACGGCCATTCATGCCGCCGTGGAGGCCAAGCGCGGCGTAGCCATTCCGGCGTGGGCGTACCGCGACGTGCTGTATTTGCTCATCGACTACGCCATCCGGTCGTTTGAAGCGCTGGAAAGGCCGCTTACGACGGCCGAAAAAGAGGAAGTTTTCGATGTTTTTGCCCGCGTGGGCCAGCGCATGCGCATTCCCGATCTGCCCTCGACGTACGCGGCGTGGCTGGTAGTGCGGCAACAACACCTTGCTGCCGACCTCGAATACAGCCGTTTCACCGCCGACCTGTACCAACAGTATCGGCGGCACTTGGGGCCTCTGCGCTACTGGCTGTTGCTGCAAGCCCAGCGCCTCGTGGTGCCGGCACCGGTTCGGGAGTTGCTGCGGCTGGGTACTTGGTCGTGGTTGCGGCCGGTCGTGCCCATTTACCGGCAGATTCAGCATCTCTCGCTCAGCCGCTGGGTAAAAGGTGCGTTGCTCCCGTCCGAATACAAAGCTCAGATCGAGGCGTTGGACATAGAGCCTCCCAGGCTGAGCCTACGATAA
- a CDS encoding protein adenylyltransferase SelO, with amino-acid sequence MEIQTQQLEQEFDQAVFQNSFVEELRGEASGNKSPRQVPGYTYSRVEPTPVQDPHLLAWSDDLAAFLGLAKPAERSPAVAALAGNLVTQSMKPFAARYGGHQFGNWAGQLGDGRAISLGELTATDGTNWEIQLKGAGPTPYSRRADGRAVLRSSLREFLCSEAMHYLGVPTTRALSLVGTGDTVVRDMFYNGNPQDEPGAIVARVAPTFIRFGNFQIMVATGELDNLRALADYVIRHHYPELGEPSPEVYLKWFDEICRRTAVMIAYWQSVGFVHGVMNTDNMSILGLTIDYGPYGWLEPYDPDWTPNTTDFGYRRYSFGQQPNVALWNLAQLGRALTPLVENPKELNAGLEVYAETLAKTQHAMMLKKLGITSATAQDADQNLLEALPQALTDAEMDMTLFFRNLSHTAPALLTRPENEEALLRDLVEANSYAPPQSQGHGALLQWLARYAQRLRQETAGPEAIRESMLSANPKYVLRNYLAQKAIDAAATGDLSYLNTLMQVLKTPFAEQPEHEEFAAKRPEWARHKPGCATLSCSS; translated from the coding sequence ATGGAAATACAGACTCAGCAGCTCGAGCAGGAGTTCGACCAAGCAGTTTTTCAGAACTCCTTTGTGGAAGAATTGCGCGGCGAAGCTTCCGGCAACAAAAGTCCGCGCCAAGTGCCCGGCTACACCTATTCGCGCGTCGAGCCCACGCCGGTGCAGGACCCGCATTTGCTCGCTTGGTCCGATGATTTGGCGGCGTTCCTCGGGTTGGCTAAGCCAGCGGAGCGCAGCCCCGCCGTGGCGGCTTTGGCCGGTAACTTGGTCACGCAGAGCATGAAGCCGTTTGCGGCTCGCTACGGCGGGCACCAGTTCGGCAACTGGGCCGGGCAGCTTGGCGATGGCCGCGCTATTTCCCTGGGCGAGCTCACGGCCACCGATGGCACCAACTGGGAAATCCAGCTAAAAGGCGCCGGCCCTACGCCGTACTCGCGGCGCGCCGACGGGCGGGCGGTGCTGCGCTCGTCGTTGCGGGAGTTTTTGTGCAGCGAGGCCATGCACTACCTCGGCGTGCCTACTACGAGGGCCCTGAGCTTGGTGGGCACGGGCGATACGGTGGTGCGCGACATGTTTTACAACGGCAACCCGCAGGATGAGCCCGGCGCCATCGTGGCGCGGGTCGCGCCTACGTTCATCCGGTTTGGCAACTTCCAGATCATGGTGGCTACCGGCGAGCTCGACAACCTGCGCGCCTTGGCTGATTACGTTATTCGCCACCATTACCCCGAGTTGGGCGAGCCCTCGCCGGAAGTATATCTGAAGTGGTTTGATGAAATCTGTCGGCGGACGGCGGTTATGATAGCATATTGGCAGTCAGTGGGTTTCGTGCACGGCGTCATGAACACCGACAACATGTCCATCCTGGGTCTTACCATCGACTACGGCCCTTATGGCTGGCTGGAGCCCTATGACCCCGACTGGACGCCCAACACCACCGATTTTGGCTACCGGCGCTATTCTTTCGGCCAGCAACCAAACGTTGCCCTCTGGAACCTGGCGCAACTCGGCCGGGCCCTGACGCCGCTGGTAGAAAACCCCAAGGAGCTCAACGCCGGCCTGGAGGTATACGCCGAAACCCTGGCCAAAACCCAGCACGCGATGATGTTAAAAAAGCTGGGCATCACTTCGGCAACCGCACAGGATGCTGATCAGAACCTGCTCGAAGCCTTGCCCCAGGCCCTGACCGACGCCGAAATGGATATGACGCTGTTTTTCCGCAACCTCTCGCACACGGCCCCGGCCTTGCTCACCCGCCCGGAAAACGAGGAGGCGTTGCTGCGGGACCTAGTCGAAGCCAACTCGTACGCGCCGCCACAAAGCCAAGGGCATGGCGCCTTGTTGCAATGGCTTGCGCGGTATGCGCAGCGGCTCCGCCAAGAAACGGCAGGCCCTGAAGCCATTCGCGAGAGCATGCTCAGCGCCAACCCCAAGTATGTGCTGCGTAACTACTTGGCCCAGAAAGCGATCGATGCTGCTGCAACCGGCGATCTGTCGTACCTGAATACGCTGATGCAAGTGCTCAAAACCCCATTTGCCGAACAGCCTGAGCATGAAGAGTTTGCAGCCAAGCGCCCCGAATGGGCACGGCACAAGCCCGGCTGCGCTACGTTGTCGTGCAGCTCGTAA
- a CDS encoding multidrug effflux MFS transporter — MSKQKYFFLILILGSLTALGPFSIDMYLPGFPAIAQDLNTTAARVALSLSSFFIGISAGQLLYGPLLDRFGRKTPLYLGLGLYIAASVGCATIRTIDGLIVLRFVQAIGSCAAGVASVAMVRDLFPVKDSAKVFALLMLVVGLSPMIAPTVGSYVTAAFGWQGVFITLGIMGAMMLIASRLWLPESYTPDTSLSLKPGPILTNFWAVLREPQFYTYTFAGAVAFSGLFAYVADSPLVFMDIFGVDAKVYGWIFAFLSIGLIGSSQVNSVLLRKYQSQQLIFAALICQVITSLVFLALTSLGMIGLGGTIALLFIFLCCLGFSNPNTAALSLAPFSKNAGSASALMGAIQMGMGSLASMGVSVFSNHTAVPMVTIMAATSLLALLLLVIGRRQIVEQVEVPTGQLAAPVH, encoded by the coding sequence ATGTCCAAGCAAAAGTACTTTTTCCTCATCCTGATTTTGGGCAGCCTTACAGCCCTTGGTCCTTTCTCCATCGACATGTACTTGCCGGGGTTTCCGGCCATTGCGCAGGACCTGAACACGACGGCAGCGCGCGTGGCCTTGTCGTTGTCGAGCTTTTTTATCGGCATTTCGGCGGGGCAGCTTTTGTACGGGCCGCTGCTCGACCGCTTTGGCCGCAAAACGCCGCTGTACCTGGGCCTGGGCCTGTACATCGCCGCTTCGGTAGGCTGCGCGACTATCCGTACCATCGACGGGCTGATTGTACTGCGGTTTGTGCAGGCCATCGGGAGCTGCGCGGCGGGCGTGGCGTCGGTAGCAATGGTGCGCGACCTGTTCCCGGTGAAGGACAGCGCGAAGGTATTTGCGCTCCTAATGTTGGTAGTGGGCCTCTCTCCGATGATCGCGCCCACCGTGGGCAGCTACGTTACGGCCGCTTTTGGGTGGCAGGGCGTATTTATTACGCTCGGCATCATGGGCGCCATGATGCTGATTGCCAGCCGGTTGTGGCTGCCCGAAAGCTACACACCGGATACGTCGCTGTCCTTGAAACCCGGTCCCATCCTGACCAATTTCTGGGCCGTACTGCGCGAGCCGCAGTTTTACACCTACACTTTTGCGGGCGCGGTGGCGTTTAGCGGTCTGTTCGCCTACGTGGCCGATTCGCCCCTGGTATTCATGGATATCTTTGGGGTAGATGCCAAGGTGTACGGCTGGATTTTCGCCTTTTTGTCGATCGGCCTGATTGGTTCTAGTCAGGTAAACAGCGTGCTGCTGCGCAAATACCAAAGTCAGCAACTCATCTTTGCCGCCCTGATTTGCCAGGTCATCACCAGTCTGGTTTTCCTGGCCCTGACTTCCTTGGGCATGATTGGACTGGGCGGCACGATTGCGCTGCTTTTTATTTTCCTGTGCTGCCTTGGGTTTAGTAACCCCAATACGGCTGCGCTGTCGTTGGCGCCGTTTTCCAAGAACGCGGGCAGCGCTTCGGCCCTGATGGGCGCCATCCAGATGGGAATGGGCTCCTTGGCTTCGATGGGCGTCAGCGTGTTTAGCAACCACACGGCCGTGCCCATGGTCACTATTATGGCCGCTACCTCGCTGCTGGCCCTGCTCCTGCTGGTGATCGGCCGCCGACAAATTGTGGAGCAGGTAGAAGTGCCTACCGGGCAGCTCGCGGCCCCGGTGCATTGA